Proteins from one Suncus etruscus isolate mSunEtr1 chromosome 3, mSunEtr1.pri.cur, whole genome shotgun sequence genomic window:
- the LOC126003468 gene encoding probable ribosome biogenesis protein RLP24, translating into MRIEKCYFCSGPIYPGHGMMFVRNDCKVFRFCKSKCHKNFKKKRNPCKVRWTKAFRKAAGKELTVDNSFEFEKRRNEPIKYQRELWNKTIDAMKRVEEIKQKRQAKFIMNRLKKNKELQKVEDIKEVKQNIHLIHAPVAGKGKQLEEKMLQELQQDVDMEDTS; encoded by the coding sequence ATGAGGATCGAAAAATGTTATTTCTGTTCCGGACCCATTTATCCCGGCCACGGCATGATGTTTGTCCGGAACGATTGCAAGGTGTTCAGATTCTGTAAATCCAAGTGTCataaaaactttaagaaaaagcGCAATCCTTGCAAAGTAAGGTGGACGAAAGCCTTCCGGAAAGCAGCTGGTAAAGAGCTTACAGTggataattcatttgaatttgaaaAACGAAGAAACGAACCTATTAAGTACCAGCGAGAGCTATGGAATAAAACTATTGATGCAATGAAGAGAGTAGAAGAGATCAAGCAGAAACGGCAAGCTAAATTTATAATGAACaggttgaagaaaaataaagaactacaGAAAGTGGAGGACATCAAAGAAGTAAAGCAAAATATCCATCTTATCCATGCCCCTGTTGCAGGCAAAGGAAAGCAACTGGAAGAAAAAATGTTACAGGAATTGCAACAGGATGTGGACATGGAAGATACTTCTTAA